TACACAAGGATCGCCCCAAACTCCGTATTGAGAACTTAATGTTGAAATTTGCCATGAAAGTCCACCATCATTCGAAAAATACAGATTATTAATATTTGCACCGGCAACAATTTGATTTGTATTATATGGATTGATTGCAATAGTTGGTTCTTCGGGTTCGTTCAAATTACTTATCAGAATGTTCTGATGCTGGGACGATGAAATTAGATTTAACGAAATTATAAAAATCAACAAACTGAAAATAAACTTATTAATCATAGTATATATTTTTCATTCAATAATATTACATTTTATAAAAATAGTACAAGTTTATGACTTTAATAAAACAATTTTTACTTTTCAAACAGATTTTTCATTTATTATATTTGCATATTTATTAAACATATCAATATTATGAAAGTGAGACGAATTGCAATAATAGCACATGATGGGAAAAAAGCAGAAATGGTAGCTTTTCTTAATGAGAATAAAGAATTCCTTAAGCATTTTAAAATTGTTGCAACCGGAACTACTGGCAAACATGCTCAGAATGCAGGATTTGAAGTTACTCGATATAATAGTGGACCACTTGGCGGTGATGCTCAAATTGGTGGTTTAGTTTCAGAAGATAAAATTACGATGGTATTCTTTTTCCGGGATCCTTTAGGAAAACATCCACACGAACCTGATGTGCAAATGTTAATGAGATTGTGCGATGTTTATGATATTCCACTCGCAACAAATCCCTCAACAGCAAAACACCTTATTAAAAGTCTCATTTCTGAAATGAAGAGTTGATAAACAATGAAAGACAATTTTAAATAGCAAAAACCAACCCAACTAAATTACCTTAATGAAAAGATTCAATATTATCATTTCACTGATTCTCCTGGCATTTATTCTTATAAATTGGAAAAACGAGCCATTCCCTAAGAAGCCTGTATATCAAACCGGCGAAAACCTGAAATATTTAATGCATTATGGCTGGTTCGATGGAGGCTATGCCTATTTATCCTTAAAAGATAGTTTGCTTGACACAACAGAAGTTTTTCATGCTCGTATGTTTGCAAAATCAATTGGAATCACCAACAAGCTTTACAGAGTGAGAGACAC
The Bacteroidota bacterium DNA segment above includes these coding regions:
- a CDS encoding methylglyoxal synthase, with translation MKVRRIAIIAHDGKKAEMVAFLNENKEFLKHFKIVATGTTGKHAQNAGFEVTRYNSGPLGGDAQIGGLVSEDKITMVFFFRDPLGKHPHEPDVQMLMRLCDVYDIPLATNPSTAKHLIKSLISEMKS